One window of the Zea mays cultivar B73 chromosome 3, Zm-B73-REFERENCE-NAM-5.0, whole genome shotgun sequence genome contains the following:
- the LOC100279756 gene encoding putative leucine-rich repeat protein kinase family protein precursor — MASARLVALAAFLLLLLFALGPGEARAADDGEVRALLALGAALDPTGRLLPSWAPGRDPCAPAPSGGFEGVACDARGAVANVSLQGKGLAGTLPPAVAGLRSLTGLYLHYNALRGGIPRELAALAALTDLYLDVNNFSGPIPSEIGAMASLQVVQLCYNQLTGSIPTQLGNLTRLTVLALQSNRFNGAIPASLGDLPLLARLDLSFNRLFGSIPVRLAQLPCSLVVLDVRNNSLTGSVPAELAAKLQAGFQYGNNSDLCGAGLPALRPCTPADLIDPDRPQPFSAGIAPQVTPSDGRGNGRVPSTRALAAVVVVAVALLLTTGVGLFALSWRRWHRQKVAGASPSTISGGRCSTEVVPSAAKASSARKSASSALASLEYSNAWDPLADARGGLGFVSQDVQLAQSLRISTEEVESATRYFSELNLLGGHGKKAGGLAATYRGTLRDGTSVAVKRLGKTCCRQEEADFLSGLRLLAELRHDNVVALRGFCCSRARGECFLVYDFVPNGSLSQFLDADTTAGGSGRVLQWSTRISIIRGIAKGIEYLHSTRTNKPALVHQNISADKVLLDYAYRPLVSGCGLHKLLVDDLVFSTLKASAAMGYLAPEYTTVGRLSEKSDVYAFGVIVLQVLTGRRKVTATAQLLAGNVDDDELVDGNLQGSYSAAEAAMLAKIGSACTSEDPDQRPTMAELLQELDTI; from the exons ATGGCCTCCGCCCGCCTCGTCGCGCTCGCTGCATTCCTCCTTCTCCTCCTCTTCGCCCTGGGCCCGGGCGAGGCGCGCGCGGCGGACGACGGCGAGGTGCGCGCGCTGCTGGCGCTGGGGGCCGCGCTGGACCCGACGGGCCGCCTGCTCCCGTCGTGGGCGCCCGGCCGCGACCCCTGCGCGCCGGCGCCGTCCGGGGGATTCGAGGGCGTTGCGTGCGACGCCCGCGGCGCCGTCGCCAACGTCTCGCTGCAGGGGAAGGGGCTCGCCGGCACGCTCCCGCCCGCCGTCGCGGGGCTCCGCTCCCTGACCGGCCTCTACCTCCACTACAACGCGCTCCGCGGCGGCATCCCGCGGGAGCTGGCGGCGCTCGCCGCTCTCACCGACCTCTACCTCGACGTCAACAACTTCTCGGGACCCATCCCGTCGGAGATCGGCGCCATGGCATCACTGCAAG TGGTGCAGCTCTGCTACAACCAGCTCACCGGGAGCATCCCCACGCAGCTGGGCAACCTCACCAGGCTCACCGTGCTGGCCCTGCAGTCCAACCGCTTCAACGGCGCCATCCCCGCCAGCCTCGGCGACCTGCCGCTGCTGGCGCGCCTGGACCTGAGCTTCAACCGTCTCTTCGGCTCTATCCCCGTCAGGCTCGCGCAGCTGCCCTGCAGCCTTGTGGTGCTCGACGTCAGGAACAACTCACTCACCGGCAGCGTACCCGCCG AACTGGCCGCCAAGCTGCAGGCCGGCTTCCAGTACGGGAACAACAGCGACCTGTGCGGCGCCGGGCTGCCCGCGCTCCGCCCGTGCACCCCGGCGGACCTCATCGACCCCGACAGGCCCCAGCCCTTCAGCGCTGGCATCGCGCCGCAGGTCACGCCCTCCGACGGCCGCGGCAACGGGCGCGTGCCATCTACCAGGGCGCTCGCGGCAGTGGTCGTCGTCGCCGTGGCCCTCCTTTTAACCACAGGGGTCGGCCTGTTCGCGCTCTCGTGGCGCCGGTGGCACCGGCAGAAGGTGGCGGGGGCCTCGCCGTCGACGATCTCCGGCGGCCGGTGCAGCACTGAGGTCGTGCCTTCCGCGGCGAAGGCGTCGTCGGCTCGCAAGAGCGCGTCGTCGGCGCTGGCGAGCCTCGAGTACTCCAACGCCTGGGACCCGCTGGCCGACGCGCGGGGCGGGCTGGGTTTCGTCTCGCAGGACGTGCAGCTGGCCCAGAGCCTGCGGATCAGCACGGAGGAGGTGGAGTCCGCGACGCGCTACTTCTCGGAGCTCAACCTCCTCGGCGGGCACGGCAAGAAGGCCGGCGGCCTCGCGGCCACGTACAGGGGCACGCTCCGCGACGGCACCTCGGTGGCCGTGAAGCGGCTGGGCAAGACGTGCTGCCGGCAGGAGGAGGCCGACTTCCTGAGCGGGCTGAGGCTGCTCGCGGAGCTCCGGCACGACAATGTGGTCGCGCTGAGGGGGTTCTGCTGCTCCAGGGCGCGCGGGGAGTGCTTCCTCGTGTACGACTTCGTGCCCAACGGCAGCCTGTCGCAGTTCCTCGACGCCGACACAACCGCCGGCGGCAGCGGCCGTGTCCTCCAGTGGTCCACGAGGATCTCCATCATCAGGGGCATCGCCAAAG GAATTGAGTATCTGCACAGCACAAGGACGAACAAGCCGGCCCTCGTTCACCAGAACATCTCGGCGGACAAGGTCCTGCTGGACTACGCGTACAGGCCCCTCGTCTCAGGGTGCGGCCTGCACAAGCTCCTCGTGGACGACCTCGTCTTCTCGACGCTCAAGGCCAGCGCCGCCATGGGGTACCTCGCGCCGGAGTACACCACCGTGGGCCGCCTCTCGGAGAAGAGCGACGTCTACGCTTTCGGGGTCATCGTGCTCCAGGTGCTCACAGGCAGGAGGAAGGTGACGGCGACGGCTCAGCTGCTAGCAGGCAATGTCGATGACGATGAGCTCGTCGACGGCAACCTGCAGGGGAGTTACTCGGCGGCTGAGGCCGCCATGCTGGCGAAGATCGGCTCGGCTTGCACCAGCGAGGACCCCGACCAGAGGCCGACGATGGCGGAGCTGCTTCAAGAACTGGACACCATCTGA